In bacterium, one genomic interval encodes:
- the pth gene encoding aminoacyl-tRNA hydrolase, which translates to MDKKIKYRLIIGLGNPGGRYALTYHNAGQLAINFLMKTAAETMTFAKKGKQKNFEYFKFINGDNLIFVKPLTFMNESGGAVAACLKYFRIKPEETLIIHDDSDIELGESKLSFSRGAGGHHGIESIINNLKTKNFWRLRIGIRKKEKEGNKRKGAGEMVLKKITAADNLILEKIIKELKI; encoded by the coding sequence ATGGATAAAAAAATTAAATACCGTCTTATTATCGGATTAGGCAATCCAGGCGGCCGATACGCCCTGACTTATCATAATGCGGGTCAATTAGCGATAAATTTCCTTATGAAAACGGCGGCCGAAACAATGACTTTCGCCAAAAAAGGCAAACAAAAAAACTTTGAATATTTTAAATTTATCAATGGCGATAACTTAATTTTCGTGAAACCGCTGACTTTTATGAACGAATCAGGTGGAGCCGTTGCCGCCTGCCTTAAATATTTCAGAATAAAACCCGAAGAAACGCTGATTATTCATGACGATTCCGACATTGAATTGGGCGAATCAAAACTTTCTTTCAGCCGCGGAGCCGGCGGACATCATGGCATAGAATCAATCATCAATAATCTTAAAACCAAAAATTTCTGGCGGTTGAGGATCGGAATTCGAAAAAAAGAGAAAGAAGGAAACAAAAGAAAAGGAGCCGGAGAAATGGTTTTGAAAAAAATAACCGCGGCGGATAATCTTATCTTGGAAAAAATAATTAAGGAGTTAAAGATTTAA
- the lepB gene encoding signal peptidase I has translation MRKFFWSSLEILEIIAISVFAVFIIRTFLFQPFLVSGASMEPTFSNGNYILVDEISYRFREPQRGEVIVFKPPVGGSYFIKRIIGLPNEKVKIQDGEVTIFDTNGGKILLKESYVPANIKTFGDLEVVLKPDQYFVLGDNRNYSFDSRAWGFLAKDKIIGLVKLRIWPITSVMAVGKPNY, from the coding sequence ATGCGGAAATTTTTTTGGTCATCTTTAGAGATTTTGGAAATTATAGCTATTTCCGTTTTTGCCGTTTTTATCATCAGGACTTTTTTGTTTCAGCCCTTTTTGGTCAGCGGCGCCAGCATGGAGCCGACTTTTTCCAACGGGAATTATATTTTAGTTGATGAAATAAGCTACCGATTCCGCGAGCCCCAGCGGGGCGAAGTGATAGTTTTTAAACCTCCGGTCGGGGGCAGTTATTTCATTAAAAGGATTATCGGATTGCCTAATGAAAAAGTGAAAATTCAAGACGGTGAAGTCACGATTTTTGATACTAATGGCGGCAAGATACTGCTTAAGGAAAGCTATGTTCCGGCTAATATCAAAACCTTCGGGGATTTGGAAGTGGTTTTGAAGCCGGATCAATATTTTGTTTTGGGCGATAACCGCAATTACAGTTTTGATTCCCGCGCCTGGGGCTTTTTAGCTAAAGACAAAATTATCGGCTTGGTGAAATTGAGAATCTGGCCGATTACCTCTGTTATGGCG